One segment of Anatilimnocola aggregata DNA contains the following:
- a CDS encoding SDR family oxidoreductase — MSATNLPKSPLPPQSQPKPGLDSAMTPPPKYKAPLYKGAEKLKGKVALITGGDSGIGRSVAVLFAREGADVAIVYLPAEQSDADEAAQAVKDEGQTALLIPGDVTGRSFCQQAVEKTVAKFGRLDILVNNAAYQQTQEKFAEITDEQWDITFRTNISGYFYMAQAAQPYLKPGSAIINCGSITGFEGSKTLVDYASTKGAIHAFTKSLAQNLAEQKIRVNCVAPGPIWTPLQPVSKPADQVAEHGADTPLKRPGQPEEVAPAFVFFASEADSSYISGEVLTVLGWETRAG, encoded by the coding sequence ATGTCAGCCACCAATCTGCCCAAGTCTCCCCTCCCGCCCCAATCGCAGCCAAAGCCGGGATTGGACTCCGCGATGACTCCGCCACCAAAGTACAAAGCACCGCTATACAAAGGGGCTGAGAAGTTAAAGGGGAAGGTGGCGTTGATCACTGGTGGCGATTCCGGGATTGGCCGATCAGTGGCTGTTCTGTTTGCTCGTGAAGGGGCCGATGTCGCTATCGTCTATCTTCCCGCTGAACAATCCGATGCGGACGAAGCTGCACAAGCGGTGAAGGACGAAGGACAGACGGCGCTACTGATTCCTGGCGATGTCACCGGCCGATCGTTCTGCCAGCAAGCCGTTGAGAAGACGGTTGCGAAGTTCGGCCGCCTCGATATCCTTGTCAACAACGCAGCCTATCAACAGACGCAAGAGAAGTTTGCGGAGATCACCGACGAACAGTGGGATATCACTTTCCGCACAAACATTTCCGGCTACTTCTATATGGCCCAAGCAGCGCAGCCGTATCTGAAGCCGGGGAGTGCGATCATTAACTGCGGATCGATTACCGGGTTTGAAGGAAGCAAAACGCTCGTCGATTATGCTTCGACCAAAGGTGCGATCCATGCCTTCACAAAGTCCTTAGCGCAGAACCTGGCAGAACAGAAGATCCGCGTGAATTGCGTTGCGCCGGGGCCAATCTGGACTCCGCTGCAGCCTGTCTCCAAGCCAGCCGATCAAGTTGCCGAGCATGGTGCCGACACACCGCTGAAGAGACCTGGTCAGCCGGAAGAGGTGGCGCCTGCGTTCGTCTTTTTTGCGTCGGAAGCTGACTCCAGTTACATCAGCGGTGAAGTGCTCACAGTACTCGGCTGGGAAACGCGGGCGGGTTAG
- a CDS encoding DUF1552 domain-containing protein, producing MKSSHKSRRTFLRGLGVTVALPWMESIQSFAATGTNDGAPRRIGFVFMGNGVNVDHWGGKQTEAGLELAKTLSPLESIKDRLTIVSGLSNQTTHRTAEGHYGKMNVLSGLVVKRTTTDVEVGTSVDQLAAQTVGKRTEIPSLVLGTEGSGGGTEAGYATLYSSHISWSSPTTPAPKEVYPRLAFDRLFNSGEHNRRNRGILDSVLEEAKSLQLQLSKHDQHKLNEYLTSVRELEQRVEQAEKRSKVDTNGAGWQPTVTTPNIPRPDATIPRSVEEHMRLMFDIMVLAFQMDKTRVATFMLNNDLSSMDYGFLDGVRGHSHGLSHHGRNPENKAMYQKMNEFNVRMWGEALQKMADTNEGEQSLLDNSMIVLLSSLMDGNAHDSKQLPVVLAGRGGGTIAGGRVLDFSQEENKQLCRLHLSLLDRMGVTQEKFGDAETRLKGLS from the coding sequence ATGAAATCTTCGCACAAATCCCGCCGTACGTTCCTTCGCGGCCTGGGCGTAACAGTTGCCTTGCCGTGGATGGAATCGATTCAGTCCTTCGCCGCGACAGGCACGAACGATGGGGCCCCACGACGGATCGGTTTCGTCTTCATGGGTAACGGCGTGAATGTCGACCATTGGGGAGGCAAACAGACCGAGGCAGGTTTGGAACTTGCCAAAACGTTGAGCCCGTTGGAGTCGATAAAAGACCGGCTGACGATTGTCTCAGGCCTCAGCAACCAAACAACGCACCGCACGGCTGAAGGGCATTACGGCAAGATGAATGTGTTGTCGGGCCTTGTCGTCAAGCGCACGACAACCGACGTCGAGGTGGGAACGTCGGTCGATCAACTGGCGGCACAAACGGTTGGAAAGAGAACTGAAATTCCCAGCCTGGTGTTAGGCACGGAAGGATCTGGCGGCGGTACCGAAGCCGGTTATGCGACTCTCTACTCGTCACACATTTCGTGGAGTTCACCGACCACACCTGCCCCCAAAGAGGTTTATCCGCGTCTTGCGTTCGACCGCTTGTTCAACAGTGGCGAGCACAATCGCCGAAACCGTGGGATCCTCGACTCTGTGCTCGAGGAAGCCAAATCATTGCAGTTGCAGTTGAGCAAACACGATCAGCACAAGTTGAACGAATATCTCACCAGTGTGCGCGAACTCGAACAGCGTGTTGAGCAAGCTGAAAAGCGAAGCAAGGTCGATACAAATGGCGCAGGATGGCAGCCAACAGTCACAACGCCGAACATTCCTCGACCCGATGCGACAATACCCAGGTCAGTAGAAGAGCACATGCGACTAATGTTCGACATCATGGTACTCGCCTTCCAGATGGACAAAACGCGGGTCGCCACGTTCATGTTGAATAACGACTTGTCGAGCATGGATTACGGATTTCTTGACGGGGTGCGTGGACACTCGCACGGCTTATCGCATCACGGCCGAAATCCTGAGAATAAAGCGATGTATCAGAAAATGAATGAATTCAACGTGAGAATGTGGGGCGAAGCGCTCCAGAAAATGGCCGACACGAACGAAGGGGAACAAAGCTTGCTCGACAACAGCATGATCGTGCTGCTTTCGAGCCTGATGGATGGCAATGCTCACGACTCTAAGCAGTTGCCGGTGGTACTGGCCGGACGTGGCGGCGGCACGATTGCTGGCGGCCGTGTGCTCGACTTTTCTCAAGAGGAAAACAAACAACTTTGTCGGCTACACCTCTCGCTGCTCGATCGCATGGGTGTGACGCAAGAGAAGTTCGGCGATGCGGAGACCAGACTGAAAGGTCTTAGCTAA
- a CDS encoding DUF1592 domain-containing protein, translating into MAALQRACLDCHIKTSPEAELDLSSFADEAAALKNYRVWEKVQRVVANGEMPPKSAEQISAEDQQRLLGWIDNALDRIAHANAGDPGRVTLRRLTNTEYDNSLRDLTGMDLGLAKAFVKDNGGGEGFTNTGDVLFVSPEQLEKYLRAARDVASRASVLPGSGIQFRTEPVGLRSPASVATELNARVRSWYYDRLSPLLPEGRDDLRIEEYLLACWRHHHGQGELGELAKASGLEPAFLAHWWTLLQKDTKNLFLRRIREPWQQLPGPENEVGAKRQCATIAEEMKLWMGEHLDANKAVRTSPDDAFFLCVTDVGDGDRGDVVHWLKAEVYLGEDRKHPQPLFAYVAARITALEKQLASGEKNASALRQQLDDLRAVDKLRSQQVEGTTAPDDGFTVRAPSIVKLVLPAEVGLLRASSKLDVEHPDAKLASIQTKVFCGKSPPVLPSVLPGVKIQALDKSETWANFQRAIKAFHAVFPGSRSGRMDEAGSNLREGRAPLGVYFLTPDELAERLPAHERHIPRQIANDMRLFQLQTQNLLRADKVKQWDDLVVGHLAEFAARATRRPLTDQQTQHLQERYLRALEQTENREEAAREVIARTLFSAQFLFKTEPPRSAEAVSPLDSYELAARLSYFLWASIPDQQLTSAAADGSLLEPDVLKQQVKRMLANPKSAALGSEFFGQWLGFRDFQQFGVIDRKLFPEFDDELRIAMHDEVNRFFTELVASDAAITDILHSDYTFLNHKLARHYGVTNFQLEADEAGFVRHPIGAPRGGILGMGAILASTAFPDRASPVRRGNWIVKTVLGIETPPAPADVPELTDDGLAGKLSLRDRLEKHRGAEACRGCHSRIDPPGFALQNFDAIGRWSDVDESGRQIDAKAVLANGKEFTGSEGLKKYLADMRPLFIRQFSRKLLGYALGREVVISDRPLLAQLEKELPDSDYRFSVAVEKIVLSPQFLNRRNRD; encoded by the coding sequence GTGGCAGCGCTCCAACGAGCCTGTCTCGATTGCCATATTAAAACATCGCCGGAAGCGGAACTCGATCTCTCGTCGTTCGCCGACGAGGCCGCCGCGCTGAAGAATTATCGTGTGTGGGAAAAGGTGCAACGCGTCGTTGCCAACGGTGAAATGCCGCCCAAGTCAGCCGAGCAGATTTCGGCCGAAGATCAGCAGCGCTTATTAGGTTGGATCGACAATGCACTCGATCGCATCGCTCACGCGAACGCCGGAGATCCCGGTCGCGTTACACTCCGCCGCCTGACAAACACAGAGTATGACAACAGCCTTCGCGATCTAACTGGGATGGATCTCGGGTTGGCCAAAGCATTTGTCAAAGACAATGGTGGCGGAGAAGGATTCACGAATACTGGCGACGTACTATTTGTCAGCCCCGAGCAACTCGAAAAGTATCTACGTGCCGCGCGCGATGTGGCCTCGCGAGCATCAGTATTGCCGGGATCGGGGATTCAGTTTCGCACAGAGCCAGTTGGTCTTCGCAGCCCAGCGTCGGTAGCAACCGAGTTGAATGCACGCGTCCGAAGTTGGTACTACGATCGTCTTAGCCCACTCTTGCCCGAAGGGCGCGATGACTTGCGGATCGAAGAGTACCTGCTTGCCTGCTGGCGGCATCACCACGGCCAGGGGGAACTTGGTGAGCTGGCTAAGGCTTCCGGGCTGGAACCCGCATTCTTGGCTCACTGGTGGACACTGCTGCAAAAGGACACCAAGAACCTATTTCTGCGTCGCATCCGCGAGCCCTGGCAGCAATTGCCAGGCCCCGAAAACGAAGTTGGCGCCAAGCGACAATGCGCTACGATTGCCGAAGAAATGAAGCTGTGGATGGGTGAACATCTAGATGCGAACAAGGCAGTACGAACATCGCCCGATGACGCCTTCTTTCTGTGTGTCACCGATGTCGGCGATGGTGATCGCGGCGACGTCGTACACTGGCTCAAAGCTGAGGTTTATCTTGGTGAGGACCGCAAACATCCGCAGCCGCTCTTCGCTTACGTGGCCGCGAGAATCACCGCGCTCGAGAAACAACTTGCGTCCGGAGAGAAGAACGCAAGTGCACTCCGGCAACAACTCGATGATCTACGAGCAGTCGACAAGCTTCGCAGTCAGCAAGTTGAAGGAACAACGGCCCCCGATGACGGTTTCACCGTGCGTGCTCCCTCGATCGTCAAGCTTGTGTTGCCCGCCGAAGTGGGTTTGCTGCGTGCTTCGTCAAAGCTGGACGTAGAGCATCCCGACGCAAAGCTCGCGTCCATTCAGACAAAAGTTTTCTGCGGCAAATCGCCCCCCGTGTTACCGTCCGTGTTACCAGGGGTGAAAATTCAGGCGTTGGACAAAAGTGAAACCTGGGCGAATTTTCAGCGAGCAATCAAGGCTTTCCACGCTGTTTTCCCCGGTAGCCGCAGTGGCCGAATGGATGAGGCGGGCTCCAATCTTCGCGAAGGTCGCGCTCCGCTCGGCGTTTACTTTTTGACGCCAGACGAATTAGCCGAGCGACTCCCAGCGCACGAGCGACATATTCCGCGGCAAATTGCTAACGACATGCGGCTGTTTCAATTGCAGACCCAAAACCTGCTGCGGGCTGACAAAGTCAAGCAATGGGATGACCTGGTGGTTGGTCACTTGGCCGAGTTCGCCGCCCGCGCGACTCGCCGGCCGCTGACGGATCAGCAGACCCAGCATCTTCAGGAGCGTTACCTGCGTGCGTTGGAACAGACGGAGAATCGTGAAGAGGCAGCGCGCGAAGTCATTGCCCGCACTTTATTCTCAGCGCAGTTTTTGTTTAAGACCGAGCCACCTCGCAGTGCCGAGGCAGTCTCGCCGCTTGACTCGTATGAACTGGCTGCGCGACTGAGTTATTTCCTGTGGGCGTCGATTCCCGATCAGCAATTGACGTCCGCGGCAGCCGATGGCTCGCTGCTCGAGCCGGATGTATTGAAGCAACAAGTCAAACGAATGCTCGCCAATCCGAAATCAGCCGCGCTGGGGAGTGAGTTCTTCGGCCAATGGCTTGGCTTTCGCGATTTCCAGCAATTTGGTGTCATCGATCGCAAGCTCTTCCCGGAGTTCGACGACGAACTTCGGATCGCAATGCACGACGAGGTAAATCGGTTTTTCACGGAGCTCGTCGCGAGCGATGCCGCAATCACCGATATTTTGCACAGCGACTACACGTTTCTGAACCACAAACTTGCGCGTCACTACGGTGTAACCAACTTTCAATTGGAAGCAGATGAAGCGGGCTTCGTTCGTCACCCCATTGGCGCACCGCGCGGGGGCATTTTGGGCATGGGCGCGATTCTGGCATCAACTGCATTTCCCGATCGGGCCAGTCCAGTCCGTCGTGGCAACTGGATCGTGAAGACAGTGCTTGGTATCGAGACACCTCCGGCACCGGCCGATGTCCCTGAACTTACTGACGATGGTCTTGCGGGCAAGCTGTCGCTGCGCGATCGCTTGGAAAAACACCGCGGTGCCGAAGCGTGCCGTGGTTGTCATTCGCGCATTGATCCGCCTGGCTTCGCGCTGCAAAACTTCGATGCTATCGGCCGCTGGAGTGATGTTGATGAAAGTGGTCGTCAGATCGATGCCAAGGCCGTGCTGGCCAATGGCAAGGAGTTTACGGGTTCAGAAGGTCTGAAGAAGTATCTTGCTGACATGCGGCCCTTGTTTATCCGTCAGTTCAGCAGAAAACTGTTGGGCTATGCCCTCGGACGCGAAGTGGTGATTTCTGACCGCCCGCTGTTAGCACAATTGGAAAAGGAATTGCCCGATTCCGATTACCGGTTTTCAGTGGCCGTCGAGAAGATCGTACTCAGCCCGCAGTTTTTGAATCGGCGTAACCGGGACTAG
- a CDS encoding sulfatase family protein gives MRLSTSAVFCLLGLLPCDRVIDAAPPPKANVIVIFADDLGYGDLGCYGSPTIRTPHLDRMAAEGLRFTDFYSASEVCTPSRAALLTGRYPIRSGMCGNRRVLFPSSKGGLPPEEITIAEALRDQGYATAHVGKWHLGIHEGSRPLDQGFQHSFGLPYSNDMDARSDLPRGATGSPNPPQDGWNVPLIRDGKIVEQPADQTTLTKRYTKEAVQFIRQQKDGSFFLYFAHTFPHVPMFASPAFKGKSRAGIYGDAVEELDWSVGQVLDALRTEGIADRTLVVFTSDNGPWLIMGDQGGSAGLLRDGKGSTWEGGMRVPGIAWMPGRIKPSVTSQRAGTLDLLPSALAIAGAPLPDKVPLDGVDLAPLLFAAQPLVERPYFYYRGDQIFACRLGEWKAHFKTQTGYGQPQAETHDPPLLFHLGRDASEKRNVAAAHADVLAEIQQAVKLHQSTIVPGVPQLQ, from the coding sequence ATGCGACTTTCGACTAGCGCAGTCTTTTGTCTATTAGGCCTGCTGCCTTGCGATCGCGTCATTGACGCGGCACCACCACCGAAGGCAAATGTCATCGTCATTTTTGCGGACGATCTGGGGTATGGCGATCTGGGTTGCTACGGTTCGCCCACGATCCGCACGCCACACCTCGATCGTATGGCAGCCGAAGGGTTGCGGTTCACTGACTTCTATTCGGCGTCCGAAGTCTGCACTCCCAGCCGAGCAGCGCTGCTAACGGGGCGTTATCCGATTCGCAGCGGGATGTGCGGAAATCGGCGAGTGTTGTTTCCGAGTTCCAAGGGTGGGCTGCCGCCGGAGGAAATTACCATTGCGGAGGCCTTACGGGATCAAGGGTACGCCACCGCGCACGTCGGCAAGTGGCATCTGGGTATTCACGAAGGATCGCGGCCGCTCGATCAGGGGTTTCAGCATAGCTTTGGCCTGCCCTATTCCAATGACATGGACGCCCGGTCAGACCTGCCACGGGGAGCGACTGGCTCGCCGAATCCACCTCAGGACGGTTGGAATGTGCCGCTGATCCGGGATGGCAAAATCGTCGAGCAGCCGGCCGATCAGACGACACTCACCAAGCGCTACACAAAAGAAGCCGTGCAGTTCATTCGCCAGCAAAAGGACGGCTCATTCTTTTTGTACTTCGCCCACACGTTCCCGCATGTGCCGATGTTCGCTTCGCCGGCGTTCAAGGGAAAGAGCCGCGCTGGCATCTACGGCGATGCAGTCGAAGAGCTCGACTGGAGCGTGGGACAGGTGCTCGACGCCTTACGCACCGAAGGCATTGCCGACCGAACGCTCGTGGTCTTCACCAGCGACAACGGCCCCTGGCTCATCATGGGCGATCAAGGAGGAAGCGCCGGACTGCTTCGAGATGGCAAAGGAAGTACATGGGAAGGTGGCATGCGCGTCCCAGGAATAGCGTGGATGCCGGGGCGCATTAAGCCCAGCGTAACGAGCCAGCGTGCGGGCACGCTGGATTTACTCCCCTCCGCGTTAGCAATTGCCGGCGCACCGCTGCCGGACAAGGTGCCGCTCGATGGGGTTGATTTAGCGCCGCTGCTATTCGCAGCGCAACCGCTCGTGGAACGTCCCTACTTCTACTATCGCGGCGATCAGATCTTTGCCTGCCGTCTCGGCGAATGGAAAGCCCATTTCAAGACTCAAACGGGCTACGGCCAACCTCAAGCAGAAACGCACGATCCGCCGCTCCTGTTTCACCTGGGTCGAGATGCTTCCGAAAAGCGAAACGTGGCGGCCGCACATGCCGATGTGCTCGCCGAGATTCAACAAGCCGTGAAGCTGCACCAGTCGACGATAGTGCCCGGCGTGCCGCAACTCCAATGA
- a CDS encoding sulfatase-like hydrolase/transferase has translation MKIRLLVGAVIGSLFWLSAEVATAAERPNVLFILADDQSPFDLKIYNPKSSLNSPNIDRLAAEGMVFDGAYHMGSFSGAVCTPSRHMIMSGRTVWHLPIAPGAVQKGLCPAGLEQNTIPAVFNRAGYATMRTCKQGNSYEAANKLFTVRRDATKRGGTPETGSAWHGERVLEYLEERKSTREQKPFFIYFGFSHPHDERDGTPELLAKYGAVNHTDQKSPPPLNDKQPALPPNYLPEHPFPHGHPRLRDEVQVSGVWERRDEATIRNEIGREFACSENIDTQIGRVLAKLEELGELQNTIIVYTADHGIAIGRHGLQGKQNLYEHTWRVPFIVKGPGIKAGSRAQGNIYLLDVLATLCDLAGIEAPASSEGISFKPVLEGRQAVIRDVLYGVYNGGTKPGMRSVKKGDWKLVKYDVMDGSVRETQLFNLAENPSELIKEHHDPGVTALTKVTPNTEQVNLAGDPKHAEKLKEMEALLLAEMRRLNDPWRLWNQPDDGLISPAQPPAGKGKARSKK, from the coding sequence ATGAAGATTCGGTTACTTGTGGGTGCTGTTATCGGCAGCTTATTTTGGCTCAGCGCTGAAGTCGCAACGGCAGCAGAGCGGCCCAATGTGTTGTTCATTCTGGCGGATGATCAGTCCCCGTTTGATCTCAAGATCTACAATCCGAAATCCTCGCTGAATTCGCCGAATATCGACCGCCTCGCTGCGGAGGGAATGGTGTTCGACGGTGCCTACCATATGGGCTCATTCAGCGGCGCTGTTTGTACACCTTCGCGGCACATGATCATGAGTGGGCGAACCGTTTGGCACTTGCCAATCGCGCCAGGGGCGGTGCAAAAGGGACTTTGCCCGGCTGGCCTTGAACAGAACACGATTCCGGCCGTCTTCAATCGCGCTGGTTACGCGACGATGCGAACGTGTAAACAGGGGAACAGCTACGAAGCCGCAAACAAACTCTTCACCGTTCGTCGCGACGCTACCAAGCGCGGCGGCACTCCCGAAACGGGTAGCGCGTGGCACGGCGAGCGCGTATTGGAATACCTCGAGGAGCGCAAATCGACACGCGAACAAAAGCCGTTCTTCATCTACTTTGGCTTTTCGCATCCGCACGACGAGCGGGACGGAACACCGGAGTTGCTCGCCAAGTATGGCGCGGTAAATCACACAGATCAAAAGTCGCCACCACCGCTGAATGATAAGCAACCCGCGCTGCCGCCCAACTATCTACCCGAGCATCCGTTTCCTCATGGCCATCCGCGCTTGCGAGATGAAGTGCAAGTTAGTGGAGTTTGGGAGCGCCGCGACGAAGCAACGATCCGCAACGAAATAGGTCGTGAGTTTGCTTGCAGCGAGAACATCGACACTCAGATTGGCCGGGTCTTGGCAAAACTCGAAGAGCTTGGCGAACTTCAGAACACAATCATCGTATATACGGCCGATCACGGCATCGCCATTGGAAGACATGGTCTGCAAGGGAAGCAAAACCTCTATGAGCACACCTGGCGAGTTCCCTTCATCGTGAAAGGGCCGGGAATCAAGGCTGGCTCTCGCGCGCAAGGCAACATCTATCTGTTGGATGTGCTCGCCACGCTTTGCGATCTCGCCGGCATTGAAGCGCCGGCCAGCAGTGAAGGAATCAGTTTCAAGCCGGTGCTTGAAGGACGTCAGGCCGTAATTCGGGACGTTTTGTACGGCGTCTACAATGGCGGCACGAAACCGGGCATGCGATCGGTGAAAAAAGGGGACTGGAAGCTCGTTAAGTACGATGTCATGGACGGTTCAGTTCGAGAGACTCAGTTGTTCAATCTCGCTGAGAATCCGTCCGAGTTAATTAAGGAACATCACGATCCGGGGGTGACAGCGCTTACGAAAGTAACGCCGAACACCGAGCAAGTGAACCTGGCTGGAGATCCGAAGCACGCCGAAAAGTTGAAAGAAATGGAGGCCCTGCTGCTCGCCGAAATGCGTCGGCTTAACGATCCCTGGCGATTGTGGAATCAGCCCGATGATGGACTCATTTCGCCCGCGCAACCCCCTGCTGGAAAAGGCAAAGCTCGATCGAAGAAGTAA
- a CDS encoding sulfatase: MRIPVVLAFALFCLVTDNSSAADAMRPNVLFLISDDLNNMLGCYGDPLAKTPHLDRLAARGVRFERAYCSFPLCGPSRNSMLTGLYPNSTGILANQQIFRQTIPAHQSLPQAFRNAGYFAARIGKLYHYNVPKSIGTNGHDDPGSWELELNPAGVDRLEEEPKITTLTPGQFGGTLSWYASPKGDQYHTDGLMAEDAEWVLERCAKRQDRPFFLAVGFFRPHTPYVSPKSYFDLYNEKEMPVVQGVKEDQADIPAPGLGSYKKEQDKLTDDLRRQCRQAYLASISFMDAQVGRVVAALDRLGLADNTIIVFTSDHGYHMGEHGLWQKMSLFEESSRVPMLIVAPGESTKGGVAKTPVSHLDLYPTLAELCGVKTPANLQGQSLVPMLKDPNVKGRGWALTQVMRGGGPARASVTTNIGSDGARFFGYSLRTPRWRYTEWDEGKKGRELYDHDADPRELTNLASLPEHAQTVAELSQQVRTAAKSTYPQSGVTPEIQPGVWAPNLTEP; the protein is encoded by the coding sequence ATGAGAATTCCAGTCGTTCTTGCATTCGCTTTGTTCTGTTTGGTCACTGACAACTCTTCGGCAGCCGATGCAATGCGTCCCAACGTGTTGTTTCTGATTTCCGACGATCTGAACAACATGCTGGGCTGTTACGGCGATCCGCTCGCCAAGACGCCACATCTGGATCGGTTGGCAGCGCGAGGAGTGCGATTCGAGCGGGCCTATTGCTCCTTTCCGTTGTGCGGTCCAAGCCGCAATTCAATGCTGACGGGCCTGTATCCCAACAGTACCGGCATCTTGGCCAATCAGCAGATTTTTCGGCAAACCATTCCGGCGCACCAGAGCCTGCCGCAGGCGTTTCGCAATGCGGGCTATTTCGCAGCGCGGATCGGCAAACTGTATCACTACAACGTGCCGAAGTCGATTGGAACCAACGGACACGATGATCCCGGCAGTTGGGAACTGGAATTGAATCCGGCTGGCGTCGACCGGCTGGAAGAAGAGCCGAAAATTACGACGTTGACCCCCGGCCAATTCGGCGGCACGCTCAGTTGGTACGCTTCGCCGAAGGGCGACCAGTACCATACCGACGGCCTGATGGCTGAGGATGCTGAATGGGTACTGGAACGCTGTGCGAAACGGCAGGATCGACCTTTCTTCTTGGCGGTCGGCTTCTTCCGCCCCCACACACCGTACGTTTCGCCCAAGTCGTACTTCGATCTGTACAACGAAAAAGAAATGCCCGTTGTGCAAGGCGTGAAAGAAGACCAGGCCGACATCCCTGCCCCCGGTCTGGGCAGCTACAAGAAGGAGCAAGACAAACTCACCGATGATCTCCGCCGGCAATGTCGACAGGCATATCTGGCGAGTATCAGCTTTATGGACGCGCAAGTTGGCCGAGTGGTCGCGGCGCTCGATCGACTGGGGCTGGCCGACAACACGATCATCGTGTTCACGAGCGATCATGGTTATCACATGGGCGAGCACGGCCTGTGGCAGAAGATGAGCCTGTTTGAAGAAAGCTCGCGCGTACCAATGCTGATCGTCGCGCCGGGAGAAAGCACGAAAGGAGGAGTGGCGAAAACTCCCGTGTCGCATCTCGATCTCTATCCGACGCTCGCCGAGCTGTGTGGCGTAAAAACTCCGGCCAATCTGCAAGGCCAAAGCCTCGTGCCGATGCTGAAAGATCCGAATGTGAAAGGACGCGGTTGGGCGCTGACTCAGGTCATGCGCGGCGGCGGTCCGGCGAGAGCCTCCGTCACTACCAACATTGGCTCCGATGGGGCAAGGTTCTTTGGCTACAGCTTACGTACGCCGCGTTGGCGTTACACTGAATGGGACGAAGGGAAAAAGGGACGAGAACTTTACGATCACGATGCGGACCCTCGCGAGCTGACCAATCTGGCAAGCTTGCCCGAACATGCTCAAACCGTTGCCGAGTTATCTCAACAAGTTCGAACTGCAGCCAAGTCTACCTATCCGCAGTCAGGAGTTACGCCGGAAATTCAGCCCGGTGTCTGGGCACCCAATCTCACGGAGCCGTAA
- a CDS encoding alpha/beta hydrolase, with amino-acid sequence MHHSRNHSLVCLFALLSVVLSSARSAPAQPKEAPFRWINKLPAERTPLLLHGTFASAANKTDVGYYVYLPPGYEQAKSSDGAVKRFPVIYYLHGGRPGGEHKSISMAAVFDAAINAGRVPPLIYVFVNGGEMSHYDFPEKQSLGETAFVKELIPHIDANYRTIAKREGRGIEGFSQGGRGTARIMFKYPELFCSAAPMGGGHQHERHAAENQGRETSGVQFEPGNNTYDLAEAYAKRKDKFPLRILVGVGKQDFNYEANLDWMRHLAKLEIPYKQAIAGDAPHSAAACYRNLGDQVMLFHSQSFATPVMTK; translated from the coding sequence ATGCATCACTCAAGAAATCACTCACTGGTGTGCTTGTTCGCTTTGCTGAGCGTTGTGCTGTCATCAGCGCGGTCCGCTCCGGCTCAGCCCAAAGAAGCGCCGTTCCGTTGGATCAACAAGCTCCCCGCCGAGCGCACGCCGTTGCTGCTGCATGGCACATTTGCAAGTGCCGCCAATAAGACGGATGTGGGCTACTACGTCTACTTGCCTCCTGGCTACGAACAAGCGAAGAGTTCGGACGGTGCGGTTAAACGATTCCCGGTCATTTATTACCTGCACGGCGGTCGCCCTGGTGGTGAGCACAAGAGCATCAGCATGGCAGCGGTCTTCGACGCGGCGATTAATGCGGGGCGAGTACCGCCGCTGATTTATGTCTTTGTGAATGGCGGCGAAATGAGCCACTACGACTTTCCCGAAAAGCAGTCCCTTGGTGAGACCGCGTTCGTGAAGGAACTGATCCCACACATTGACGCGAACTATCGTACGATTGCCAAACGCGAAGGTCGCGGCATCGAGGGATTCTCTCAAGGGGGTAGAGGTACGGCGCGAATCATGTTTAAGTACCCCGAACTATTTTGCTCCGCAGCCCCGATGGGTGGCGGTCATCAGCACGAAAGACATGCTGCCGAGAACCAAGGTCGCGAAACGAGCGGCGTTCAGTTTGAACCGGGTAACAATACGTACGATCTCGCTGAGGCCTATGCAAAGCGGAAGGATAAGTTCCCATTGCGCATCCTCGTGGGCGTGGGCAAGCAAGATTTCAACTATGAAGCGAATCTAGACTGGATGCGCCATCTCGCCAAGCTAGAAATTCCGTACAAACAAGCAATCGCCGGCGATGCTCCCCACAGTGCAGCAGCCTGCTACCGGAACTTGGGAGATCAGGTCATGTTGTTTCATTCCCAGAGCTTTGCGACTCCGGTCATGACCAAGTAA